GCGTCCGGCAGCAGCCGCGCGTACTGGGTGACCCGTTCGGCCAGCTCCACCTCGGTCGGCGCCAGCGCGTCGTGCAGCACCACGAACGGGCGCAGCGCGGCCACCCGGTCGCCGCGCAGGAACCGCCCCAGTACGCCGTCGAGCAGCGCCGACCGGTCCACCCGTCCCTCGGCCGCCAGCGCCACCAGCGCGTACGGGACCGCCGGTTGGTCGCTCCAGCGGCGGGTCTGCTGGTCCCAGCCCCGGCGGGCCAGTTCGGTGCCGAGCCCGTCCACCTCGAACAGTCGAGGCAGCAGGAGGTCGAGGTACGGGTCGGTACGCATCCGGTCCAGCAACGGCGGCCGGTCATCGTGGCGGCTCCACCCCAGCAGGTGTCCGAGCCAGCCCCGGACGAACGCGTCGTCGGTGGGTGGGTCGACCCCGGCCTCGGCCAGCAGCCCGGCGACCAGCGCCCATTCTCCCGGGTTCGGGTCCCGGCGGAGCTTGCCGGCGAGGCGCCGGGCCAGGTCACCGAGCCAGGTCAGCTCCCGGACGCGGGCCATCTCGATCAGGTCCGCGACCGGGAGTAGGTGCCACTGTTCGCGCAGGCCGCGGCGACTGAACAGGGCGGCGGCCCGGGCGGCCGAGGGAAGGCAGCCGAATGCGGCGATCGCGACCGCCGGCCCCGGTTGGTGGCTTGCCCACCAGCGCTCGGCGGGCAGGTTCTTGACGTACGCCTCCAGCTCCGGGGCGAACGCCAGGCGCTCCTGCTCGGTGCCGCCCCGGAGCAGCTTGCCGACCACGTCGCTCTTGGCCAGACCGATCGCCCAGCGCAGGTCCGGCCAGTTCAGTTCCGGTTCCCGGTGGATCGCGCTCATGCCCCGATCCCGTCGACGTGGCCGGATCCGGCACCGACCCCGGCCGTTTCCTCCGTGTTCCGCGTGGTCACCAACCGGACCGCGAGTACGTGCTTGCACGGTCCCCGCCCACCCCGGTACTTGGCCCACCAGGGACAGGTGCAGGAACCGACGTCACCGGTGAAGCGGACCTGGTAGCTCTCCTCGCCACTGCGTACGGTCGCCAGGTCACCGCCGACCGACACCGCACCCGACTCCGCCAGTGCCCGCGCGCCGATCAGCCGGGGGTTCATCCGCTCGGCGGCGGCCGCGTCGTACGGCAGCACCCGGTGGAAGTAGCCGGCCTCGGCCACGTCGTAGCCCACCCGTCCGGCGGTGCCGAGTTGGACCAGCGCGGCACGTACCCGCTCGACCGGGAGTCCGGCGGCGTCGGCCAGCGCCGCGATGTCGATCGTCGGGTCCCAGGAGAGGAGCGCGCTGATCAGGTCCGCGTCGTCGCAGACCTCGTCGCCGGCGAGCGCGGCGAGCACCGCGCCCTCACCGGAGAATCCCCGGTGCGGTTGGGGTGACAGGGTCAGCGACAGCCGGAGCGTGGGCGTGCTCAGCTCCCAGGTGCTGGCGACCGGGCCGCTGCCGGCGGCGACGCGCGGGCCGTACGCCCGCAGCGCGGTGGCGAAGCGCAGGAACGGCCGGAGTGCGACCAGTCGACCGGCACCGGGCAGGCAGACGGCGCCGGGGACCGGTCGCGAGGTCAGGCGCAGTGTCCGGCCGGCCGGGACGACCCAGAGCACGGAACGGTCCGATCCGCTCGGCAGCCGACGCAGGAACGCGGTCGCCTCGGCCGCGCCGACCTCGACCCGGGGCTCGAAGGGGGCGGTGATGACCTGTGCCTCGGCGAAGCCACGCAGCCAGCGTCCGGGCAGCGGCACCTTCTTCTCGACCAGCGGGCCGTCGTCGATGGTGGTGACGGTCAGATCGTCCGGTCCGACCGCGACGTGCATCGGGTCGCGGTCACCGATACCGGCGAGCGCCTGGCGCAACGGCGGGTTGACGTCGACGTTGGTGGTCCCGTGGGTGGTGATCTCCCCGTCCAACCCGTCGGGGAGCACGTCGAGCCGGGCGTAGACGCCGCAGCACCCGGAGAACGACTCGAACCGGAGCCGGTCCAGGCCCCCGGTGACCACCGGGTCGAGGCTGGCCGGACTGACGGGCTGGTAGTAGCGCGTTCGGGCCACCTCGGCAACGGCGAGCAGGCCGACCGCCGCCGGCTCGGGCGTGGTCAGGAAGCCGTTGAAGAACCTCGGGTGGGCCGCTGGCCCACCCGAGGTCTGCAGGGTCAGTCGCCGGTCGTCGGGATTCAGTCCGGACGGGCGCAGATATGAGTACGTCGCCAGCGTTGCCATGCCGGGGAAACTAGCCGTCCGGTATGACAAGCGGATAGTCGTCGTACGCCTGTTGTCCGGTTCGCCGGTGCGGCGAACCGGGCGGGAGAACGTCAGCCGAGTTCGGGGAACCAGAGCCCGATTTCCCGCTTGGCGCTGTCGACCGAGTCCGAGGCGTGGACCAGGTTCTCGCGGTTGGAGAGGGAGAGGTCACCGCGGATCGTGCCGGCCACCGCCCGCCGGCCGTCGGTCGCGCCGACCAGCCCACGAACCACCTCGATCACCTGGTCTCCGGAGACCACCAGCGCGACCAGCGGGCCGCCGGTCATGAAGTCCTTCAGCGGCGGGTAGAACGGCTTCTCGACGTGCTCGGCGTAGTGCTGGTCAGCGAATTCCCCGTCGATCGTGCGCAACTCCAGCGCGTCGATGCCGAGCCCCTTGCGCTCGAACCGCGAGATGATCTCGCCGACCAGGCCGCGGCGGACCGCATCGGGCTTGATCAGAACGAGCGAACGCTCGCCCTGGCTGCTGGTGGACACGCTGTTTCCTCCTGGACGGGGCGGGGTACGGCTGGCAAGGTCAGCCTAGCGAGCCGCCCGGCGCCCCCCGACGCCGCCCATGTCTCACGGCGGCGCTCTTTCCTTTCCTGGCGGATCGGGCCTAGCCTGGCCTTAACCAGGGAGGTCCACTGTGGCAGACGGTGTACGTCGATCGGTCGCACCCGTGCGCAAGCTCGTCGCCGGGGTGCTGGGCACCTTCGCCACCTTTGTCATCCTCTTCGGCTGCGGCATGCCCAGCTGGGCGATCGTCGCCCTCGGGGTGGCACTACTGGTGCTCGCCATCGGGTTGGGCCTGGTCACGACCGTACGCAGCGGCGCCCGCGCCTGGGTCGCCGGCATCGCCCACGTACACAGCGTCTCCGAGCCACCGGCCTCGTCGGTCTTCGGCCGGTGCGAGCTGCAGATCGTGCTGGACGCGCCGGGCCTGCCACCGAGGTCGATCCGGGTACGCGACCCACGGGTGCCGGTCACCAAGTGGCCGGCCCCGGGAACCGCCCTGCCGATCATGGTGGCGATCGACGACCCCCGGCACGTACGGATCCTCTGGGACGAGGTGCCCACCCACACCGAGGCCGCTGAGCGGGGCGACCTGCCGCCCGAGTTCGACGAGGACCTCGACCGGCTCCGCGACGACGTCCTGATCGAGGAGGACGTACCGCCGTGGGTGCGTCGGGGCGCCGACGACGGTTACCGGCCCCCGTCCCCGGGCGACCCGGTCACCGCGGACCTCGACGACGACCTGCGCGGTCTACGGGAGGAGCCGGTGGTGGTGCACCAGACGCCGGGCGGGACGATCGTGCTCGAGGGCACCCTGGTGGAGCCGCCGGCAACGGTGCCGTTGCCGCGTCGGGCCAAGCCGACGCCCGGCCCGACGCGCGGGCCACGGGCCAGTTCGGCCGGGGACCCGTACCCGGACGCACCGCTGCTGCATACCCCGACCGACCGCCTGGACACCGACCGCCACGACCCGGACTGGGTCGAGGACCGGACCGAGGACCGGGTCTCCGACCGGGCCGAGGAGGAGCAGGCCGAGGAGGAGCAGGCCGAGCCGCGGGAGCCGCACCGGGCCGGAGCCGGACCGGTGGTGGCCGACCGTGAACCGCCGGCACCCCGGGACGAGATCGACCTGCCGCTCGACTTCGACGACCCCGGAACACCGCCGGCCGGCACCGACGACGGGCGGGGCGGACCGGCCGACCGTACGCCCGACGTCGCCGACGACGAGGACCTGCTCGCCGGGTTGGCCGCCACCCCGCCGAGCGCCGAGGTCGGCGGTTCGGGCCCGATCCATGGTGTCGGGATCACCCTGCTCGTCACCGACCTCGACCGCTCGGTGACGTTCTACCGGGACATGCTCGGCTTCTTCGAGATCGACGGCGGTGACGGCAACGCGGTGCTCGCCTCCGGCGCCACCCGGATCGTGTTACGGGCGATCCCGGACGTGGCACCGATCAACCGCCGTCTGGTCCACCTCAACCTCGAGGTCGGTGACGTCGAGGCGGTCTACGAGGAACTGCGCGGCAAGGGTGTGCGCTTCACCTACGCGCCGAGAGCGGTGAACCGGGGCGCGAAGCTGGAGCTCTGGGCGGCGGCGTTCCGTGACCCGGACGGGCACGGCATCGCTCTCACCCAGTGGCGCGGTCGCCAGGCGAGCTGATCGGCGCGGCGCCGGGCCCGTCAGCCCAGGATCGTCCGGCGTACGTGCAGCACGTAGCCCCAGACGAGGGCGAAGATGACCCCGAGTACGCCCAGCGACCAGTGCAGGAAACTGGCGAGCAGCAGCAGTCCCTGCAGCCCGGTGGCGGCGTGCCAGGCCCAGCCGCGGGACAGCAGCCCACTGAGCAGCAACGCGAGTACGGCCAGCCCGGCGATGCAGCCGATCGCGGTGCCGCTGAGGTCTCCGCCGACGAGTCGGATCGGCTGGATGGCCAGGAGCAGCACCAGCATCTCGATGACCAGGGTGCCGGCGCCGAGGCCGCGTACCGCCCGGACCGGGTTACGTAGTCCGGACGGGCGTCCGCCCGACTCCGCCGCTGGCCTGTCCGACTCCGCTGCCGTCGATTCCCGCTCCGGTGTCATCGTCTCTCCGGCTTCGTTGCTGCTCGGCCGCCTGTCGCCGCGGCCGGTCACTGGTTTGTTGTCATCGCTTCAGCAGCCGCCGGGCGTCCGCGACGGTGACGACGGATCCGGTGACAATGACACCGACCCCGCTCAGCTCGGCCTCGGTGTCCGACTCGGCGAGTGCCACCGCGACCTCGATCGCGTCCGGCATGTCCTCGGCGGTCTCGACCCGGTCCGCACCGAAGAACTCCTCGGCCAGTTCGGCCAGTTCGGCGACCGGCATCGCCCGGGGTGAGGTGTTCCGGGTCACGACCACCTGGTCGACCACCGGCTCCAGCAGTTCCAGCAGGCCGGCGACGTCCTTGTCCCCGAGTACGGCGACGACGGCGACGAGTCGGCTGAAGGCGAACTCCTCCTGGAGCGCGTTGACGGTGGCGGCCATCCCGTGCGGGTTGTGCGCGCCGTCGAGCAGGATGGTCGGGGCGGAACGGACCCGCTCCAGCCGGCCCGGGGAGCTGGTCCCGGCGAAGCCCTCGCGGACCGCCTCGATGTCGAGTTGCCGGTTCTCTCCGGCGCCGAGGAACGCCTCGACGGCGGCGAGCGCGATCGCGGCGTTCTGCGCCTGGTGCGCGCCGTGCAGCGGGATGAAGATCTCGTCGTACACGCCGCCGAGCCCCTGGATGGTGAGCACCTGGCCGCCGACCGCGACGGCCCGTCGCAGTACGCCGAACTCGGCGCCCTCCCGGGCGATGGTGGCGCCGACCTCGGCGACCCGCTCCAGCAGCGGCCGGGCGGCCTCCTCGTTCTGGGCCGCCGAGATCACCGTGGCGCCCTTGTGGATGATCCCGGACTTGGCCAGCGCGATGTCCTCGATGGTGTCGCCGAGGAACTCGGTGTGGTCGAGACCGATCGGGGTGATGACGGCGACGCCGGCACCGATCACGTTGGTGGAGTCCTCGGCGCCGCCGAGCCCGACCTCGACCACGGCCACGTCCACCGGTGCGTCGGCGAAGGTCGCGAACGCGAGCGCCGTGGTCATGTCGAAGTAGGTCAGGGGTTCGTCGCCGCGTTGGTCGACCAGTTCCGCCAACGGCTCCACCTCGCGGTACGTGGCGACGAACCGCGCCTCGCTGACCGGTTCCCCGTCGAGGCTG
The Micromonospora pisi DNA segment above includes these coding regions:
- a CDS encoding VOC family protein, with protein sequence MADGVRRSVAPVRKLVAGVLGTFATFVILFGCGMPSWAIVALGVALLVLAIGLGLVTTVRSGARAWVAGIAHVHSVSEPPASSVFGRCELQIVLDAPGLPPRSIRVRDPRVPVTKWPAPGTALPIMVAIDDPRHVRILWDEVPTHTEAAERGDLPPEFDEDLDRLRDDVLIEEDVPPWVRRGADDGYRPPSPGDPVTADLDDDLRGLREEPVVVHQTPGGTIVLEGTLVEPPATVPLPRRAKPTPGPTRGPRASSAGDPYPDAPLLHTPTDRLDTDRHDPDWVEDRTEDRVSDRAEEEQAEEEQAEPREPHRAGAGPVVADREPPAPRDEIDLPLDFDDPGTPPAGTDDGRGGPADRTPDVADDEDLLAGLAATPPSAEVGGSGPIHGVGITLLVTDLDRSVTFYRDMLGFFEIDGGDGNAVLASGATRIVLRAIPDVAPINRRLVHLNLEVGDVEAVYEELRGKGVRFTYAPRAVNRGAKLELWAAAFRDPDGHGIALTQWRGRQAS
- a CDS encoding DUF4233 domain-containing protein encodes the protein MTPERESTAAESDRPAAESGGRPSGLRNPVRAVRGLGAGTLVIEMLVLLLAIQPIRLVGGDLSGTAIGCIAGLAVLALLLSGLLSRGWAWHAATGLQGLLLLASFLHWSLGVLGVIFALVWGYVLHVRRTILG
- the ndk gene encoding nucleoside-diphosphate kinase; its protein translation is MSTSSQGERSLVLIKPDAVRRGLVGEIISRFERKGLGIDALELRTIDGEFADQHYAEHVEKPFYPPLKDFMTGGPLVALVVSGDQVIEVVRGLVGATDGRRAVAGTIRGDLSLSNRENLVHASDSVDSAKREIGLWFPELG
- a CDS encoding bifunctional folylpolyglutamate synthase/dihydrofolate synthase gives rise to the protein MTDHEEFAKVDAELNARGFTRMVFDLGRIEELLDLMGSPQRAYPSIHLTGTNGKTSTARMIDSVLRAFGLHTGRYTSPHLETIRERISLDGEPVSEARFVATYREVEPLAELVDQRGDEPLTYFDMTTALAFATFADAPVDVAVVEVGLGGAEDSTNVIGAGVAVITPIGLDHTEFLGDTIEDIALAKSGIIHKGATVISAAQNEEAARPLLERVAEVGATIAREGAEFGVLRRAVAVGGQVLTIQGLGGVYDEIFIPLHGAHQAQNAAIALAAVEAFLGAGENRQLDIEAVREGFAGTSSPGRLERVRSAPTILLDGAHNPHGMAATVNALQEEFAFSRLVAVVAVLGDKDVAGLLELLEPVVDQVVVTRNTSPRAMPVAELAELAEEFFGADRVETAEDMPDAIEVAVALAESDTEAELSGVGVIVTGSVVTVADARRLLKR
- a CDS encoding SWIM zinc finger family protein encodes the protein MATLATYSYLRPSGLNPDDRRLTLQTSGGPAAHPRFFNGFLTTPEPAAVGLLAVAEVARTRYYQPVSPASLDPVVTGGLDRLRFESFSGCCGVYARLDVLPDGLDGEITTHGTTNVDVNPPLRQALAGIGDRDPMHVAVGPDDLTVTTIDDGPLVEKKVPLPGRWLRGFAEAQVITAPFEPRVEVGAAEATAFLRRLPSGSDRSVLWVVPAGRTLRLTSRPVPGAVCLPGAGRLVALRPFLRFATALRAYGPRVAAGSGPVASTWELSTPTLRLSLTLSPQPHRGFSGEGAVLAALAGDEVCDDADLISALLSWDPTIDIAALADAAGLPVERVRAALVQLGTAGRVGYDVAEAGYFHRVLPYDAAAAERMNPRLIGARALAESGAVSVGGDLATVRSGEESYQVRFTGDVGSCTCPWWAKYRGGRGPCKHVLAVRLVTTRNTEETAGVGAGSGHVDGIGA